The proteins below are encoded in one region of Macaca nemestrina isolate mMacNem1 chromosome 10, mMacNem.hap1, whole genome shotgun sequence:
- the LOC105493382 gene encoding 2'-5'-oligoadenylate synthase 1 isoform X1, with amino-acid sequence MMDLRKTPAKSLDKFIEDYLLPDTHFRMQINHAIDIICGFLKERCFRGSSYPVHVSKVVKGGSSGKGTSLRGRSDADLVVFLSPLTTFQDQLNRRGEFIREIRKQLEACQRERAFSVKFEVQAPRWDNPRALSFVLSSPQLGEGVEFDVLPAFDALGQLTGGYKPDPQIYVELIEECVSLQKEGEFSTCFTELQRNFLKQRPTKLKSLIRLVKHWYQNCKKKLGKLPPQYALELLTVYAWERGSTERDFNTARGFRTVLELVINYQQLCVYWTKYYDFQNPIIGKYLSRQLRKPRPVILDPADPTGNLGGGDTKGWRQLAQEAEAWLNYPCFKNWDGSPVSSWILLAESDSEDDESYDPRMYQQHGYIQTYECPHFSHSPSILQAASTRQAEENWTCTIL; translated from the exons ATGATGGATCTCAGAAAAACCCCAGCCAAATCTCTGGACAAGTTCATTGAAGACTATCTCTTGCCAGACACGCATTTTCGCATGCAAATCAACCATGCCATTGACATCATCTGTGGGTTCCTGAAGGAAAGGTGCTTCCGAGGTAGCTCCTATCCTgtacatgtgtccaaggtggtaAAG GGTGGCTCCTCTGGCAAAGGCACCTCCCTCAGAGGCCGATCTGACGCTGACCTGGTTGTCTTCCTCAGTCCTCTCACGACTTTTCAGGATCAGTTAAATCGCCGGGGAGAGTTCATCCGGGAAATTAGGAAACAGCTGGAAGCCTGTCAAAGAGAGAGAGCATTTTCCGTGAAGTTTGAGGTCCAGGCTCCACGCTGGGACAATCCCCGCGCGCTCAGCTTCGTGCTGAGTTCGCCCCAGCTCGGGGAGGGGGTGGAGTTCGATGTGCTGCCTGCCTTTGATGCCCTGG GTCAGTTGACTGGCGGCTATAAACCTGACCCCCAAATCTATGTCGAGCTCATCGAGGAGTGCGTCTCCCTGCAGAAAGAGGGCGAGTTCTCCACCTGCTTCACAGAACTACAGAGAAACTTCCTGAAGCAGCGCCCCACCAAGCTCAAGAGCCTCATCCGCCTAGTCAAGCACTGGTACCAAAAT tGTAAGAAGAAGCTTGGGAAGCTGCCACCTCAGTATGCCCTGGAGCTCCTGACAGTCTATGCTTGGGAGCGAGGGAGCACGGAGAGAGATTTCAACACAGCCCGGGGATTTCGGACGGTCTTGGAATTAGTCATAAACTACCAGCAACTCTGCGTCTACTGGACAAAGTATTATGACTTTCAAAACCCCATTATTGGAAAGTACCTGAGCAGGCAGCTCAGGAAACCTAG GCCTGTGATTCTGGACCCGGCGGACCCTACAGGAAACCTGGGTGGTGGAGACACAAAGGGTTGGAGGCAGCTGGCACAAGAGGCTGAGGCCTGGCTGAATTACCCATGCTTTAAGAATTGGGATGGGTCCCCCGTGAGCTCCTGGATTCTGCTG GCTGAAAGCGACAGTGAAGATGATGAGTCCTACGATCCCAGGATGTATCAGCAACATGGTTACATCCAAACATATGAGTGCCCTCATTTCTCTCATAGCCCCAGCATACTCCAGGCAGCATCCACTCGACAGGCAGAAGAGAACTGGACATGCACCATCCTCTGA
- the LOC105493382 gene encoding 2'-5'-oligoadenylate synthase 1 isoform X2: MMDLRKTPAKSLDKFIEDYLLPDTHFRMQINHAIDIICGFLKERCFRGSSYPVHVSKVVKGGSSGKGTSLRGRSDADLVVFLSPLTTFQDQLNRRGEFIREIRKQLEACQRERAFSVKFEVQAPRWDNPRALSFVLSSPQLGEGVEFDVLPAFDALAHRGVRLPAERGRVLHLLHRTTEKLPEAAPHQAQEPHPPSQALVPKCMALLPGLCKKKLGKLPPQYALELLTVYAWERGSTERDFNTARGFRTVLELVINYQQLCVYWTKYYDFQNPIIGKYLSRQLRKPRPVILDPADPTGNLGGGDTKGWRQLAQEAEAWLNYPCFKNWDGSPVSSWILLAESDSEDDESYDPRMYQQHGYIQTYECPHFSHSPSILQAASTRQAEENWTCTIL, encoded by the exons ATGATGGATCTCAGAAAAACCCCAGCCAAATCTCTGGACAAGTTCATTGAAGACTATCTCTTGCCAGACACGCATTTTCGCATGCAAATCAACCATGCCATTGACATCATCTGTGGGTTCCTGAAGGAAAGGTGCTTCCGAGGTAGCTCCTATCCTgtacatgtgtccaaggtggtaAAG GGTGGCTCCTCTGGCAAAGGCACCTCCCTCAGAGGCCGATCTGACGCTGACCTGGTTGTCTTCCTCAGTCCTCTCACGACTTTTCAGGATCAGTTAAATCGCCGGGGAGAGTTCATCCGGGAAATTAGGAAACAGCTGGAAGCCTGTCAAAGAGAGAGAGCATTTTCCGTGAAGTTTGAGGTCCAGGCTCCACGCTGGGACAATCCCCGCGCGCTCAGCTTCGTGCTGAGTTCGCCCCAGCTCGGGGAGGGGGTGGAGTTCGATGTGCTGCCTGCCTTTGATGCCCTGG CTCATCGAGGAGTGCGTCTCCCTGCAGAAAGAGGGCGAGTTCTCCACCTGCTTCACAGAACTACAGAGAAACTTCCTGAAGCAGCGCCCCACCAAGCTCAAGAGCCTCATCCGCCTAGTCAAGCACTGGTACCAAAATGTATGGCCCTCCTACCAGGCCTG tGTAAGAAGAAGCTTGGGAAGCTGCCACCTCAGTATGCCCTGGAGCTCCTGACAGTCTATGCTTGGGAGCGAGGGAGCACGGAGAGAGATTTCAACACAGCCCGGGGATTTCGGACGGTCTTGGAATTAGTCATAAACTACCAGCAACTCTGCGTCTACTGGACAAAGTATTATGACTTTCAAAACCCCATTATTGGAAAGTACCTGAGCAGGCAGCTCAGGAAACCTAG GCCTGTGATTCTGGACCCGGCGGACCCTACAGGAAACCTGGGTGGTGGAGACACAAAGGGTTGGAGGCAGCTGGCACAAGAGGCTGAGGCCTGGCTGAATTACCCATGCTTTAAGAATTGGGATGGGTCCCCCGTGAGCTCCTGGATTCTGCTG GCTGAAAGCGACAGTGAAGATGATGAGTCCTACGATCCCAGGATGTATCAGCAACATGGTTACATCCAAACATATGAGTGCCCTCATTTCTCTCATAGCCCCAGCATACTCCAGGCAGCATCCACTCGACAGGCAGAAGAGAACTGGACATGCACCATCCTCTGA